The following proteins come from a genomic window of Bacteroidia bacterium:
- a CDS encoding alpha/beta fold hydrolase, with protein sequence MNKILLTIVLCFAIQYLIAQEQEVTFKTDTLTLNGTLAVPAGNGPFPAIVLVHGSGPNSRDESIALTDANSACLFPGLYGDTVKTFADLSAAFVAEGYIVLRYDKRTLTHAASLNLKDITINDFIRDVHSALDFLRSHPMADNQRLILMGHSQGGNMINIVANERDDVAALVGLAAPSMAIDSAVAGQIRHIYTACGDSNFGKAQAAQLLAIFTQLRNGTWNMNTPIMGAYPAFWLDWIHKSDSSVAYYRTADVPALFIQGTDDYNVTPENAYRFQQQLGASADVYILPGINHFLTDSTHPEVAKEVSDTILYWLRNSPLSTIEKKRVRLQVLYDTVEGKIILRIPEGKDVQHLSVETLNGKSVNAEFQKTDGGYILSPQALKKGLYVVRGNIDGQPFAQKMLVQ encoded by the coding sequence ATGAATAAGATCTTACTCACCATTGTATTGTGCTTTGCAATTCAATATTTAATTGCACAGGAACAGGAGGTAACATTTAAAACGGATACGCTGACGCTCAATGGAACTCTGGCCGTTCCTGCGGGCAACGGCCCTTTCCCGGCAATTGTACTGGTACATGGCTCAGGCCCCAATTCACGGGATGAATCCATAGCGCTGACGGATGCAAATTCTGCCTGCCTTTTCCCGGGACTTTATGGCGATACGGTAAAAACATTTGCCGATCTTTCTGCGGCTTTTGTAGCGGAAGGCTACATCGTGCTGCGGTATGACAAACGAACACTGACACATGCTGCGTCTCTCAATCTCAAAGACATCACGATAAATGATTTTATCCGGGATGTACATAGTGCCCTGGATTTTCTGAGGTCGCATCCGATGGCAGACAATCAGCGGTTGATCCTGATGGGGCACAGCCAAGGCGGGAACATGATCAATATTGTGGCAAATGAGCGGGATGATGTGGCGGCCCTCGTAGGTTTAGCGGCACCCTCAATGGCGATTGACAGTGCGGTAGCCGGGCAGATCCGGCATATTTATACAGCTTGTGGAGACTCGAATTTTGGCAAAGCGCAGGCAGCTCAGCTCCTTGCGATTTTCACGCAGTTGCGCAATGGTACCTGGAATATGAATACACCCATCATGGGTGCCTATCCTGCTTTCTGGCTGGACTGGATCCACAAATCCGATTCATCAGTAGCGTATTACCGGACGGCTGATGTTCCTGCGCTTTTTATCCAGGGCACAGATGATTATAATGTGACGCCTGAAAATGCCTACCGCTTTCAGCAGCAACTGGGCGCATCAGCAGACGTTTATATTTTGCCTGGGATTAATCATTTCTTAACTGATTCCACCCACCCTGAAGTTGCAAAAGAGGTATCGGATACTATTCTCTACTGGCTTCGGAATTCGCCTCTGTCAACTATCGAAAAGAAGAGGGTAAGGTTGCAGGTATTGTATGACACCGTGGAAGGGAAGATCATTTTGCGCATCCCTGAAGGAAAAGATGTTCAGCATTTATCAGTGGAAACATTGAATGGCAAATCGGTAAACGCGGAATTTCAAAAAACGGATGGCGGGTATATTCTTTCTCCACAGGCATTGAAGAAGGGACTCTATGTAGTCCGGGGAAATATTGACGGGCAACCCTTTGCGCAGAAAATGTTAGTGCAGTAG
- a CDS encoding HAMP domain-containing protein, producing MLDNKEYTLNQLNKVLFALDAFKKGDISVRLTKENDDIFAEIAEAYNSMVEMIGGVGGEVSRISKVAGVEGNLTARASVENASGFWKDMINNINGLVDSIAVPVLEVGKVLTNISKGNLDKNFEIPVTGDFRVMAETINRTIDNLKIFAGEVTRVAREVGTEGKLGGQASVPNVAGIWKELTDNVNIMASNLTSQVRDIANVATSVAKGDLTQKVTVEVRGEILQLKENINQMVDSLNIFAGEVTRVAREVGTEGKLGSQANVPNVAGVWKELTDNVNTMGSNLTSQVRDIANVATAVAKGDLTQKITVNVKGEILELKNIINQMVDSLNIFADEVTRVALEVGTEGKLGGQANVPKVEGTWKELTHNVNTMASNLTLQVRDIANVATAVAKGDLTQKITVNVKGEILELKDIINQMVDSLNIFAGEVTRVAREVGTEGKLGGQAKVPNVAGTWKELTDNVNTMASNLTSQVRDIANVSTAVAKGDLTQKIKVDAKGEILELKENINEMVDSLNIFANEVTRVAREVGTEGNLGGQAKVPNVAGTWKELTDNVNTMASNLTVQVRDIANVATAVARGDLTQKITVDVKGEIADLKDNLNQMVNSLNIFAKEVTRVAREVGTEGRLGGQANVPDVAGVWKELTDNVNTMASNLTVQVRDIADVATAVARGDLTQKITVDVKGELLELKNILNQMVDSLNIFAGEVTRVAREVGTEGKLGGQANVPKVEGTWKELTDNVNTMASNLTLQVRDIAHVATAVARGDLTQKITVDVKGEILELKNSINQMVNSLNIFAGEVTRVAREVGTEGNLGGQAKVPNVEGTWKELTDNVNTMAANLTLQVREIANVVTAVAKGDLTQKITVDVKGEILELKEHINQMVDSLNIFANEVTRVAREVGTEGKLGGQATVPNVEGVWKQLTFNVNIMANNLTMQVRGIIKVVTAVSKGDLTQSLKLEAKGEVAELAETINSMVVDLNRLANEVSRVAKVAGEEGKLTERATLQGVSGSWKEIVDTLNDLLESIVTPVLEVSRVVRAISEGDLTQKVEVKTAGDILVMAQALNVAVNNLNSLLGEINESSLIVGGSSEEMAQKGIEMNTATVNVALAMQQMAEGAQNQALKTDQAFKLIEEIMQLTDETADKADIVNKAATLGEETSQLGLKTVSEVVKNIEEISSSATLAVKTIEVLSSRSQQISNSLGVITDIAAQTNLLALNAAIEAARAGEAGKGFAVVAEEIRKLAESSRKSASEIEALVEYVKKDTTSASTAISTMVERVDKGKNATFQASDAFKNIADSSEETLRTTQDILGATEVQKASISDVVKYVEEVVAIAEQTASGTNEVAGTAQQLSGSMEELTMSSQNLNVIADELQISISAFKLQNANEARRASLLRQRKRDMKAKQEHGSGGRFYQSTLKQSENMLLKNKMQQQEYDKKQSSQKTNSKSGSSIKSSAKSKNGNQSRSGRTTGSENSANQSSNSNHKKKE from the coding sequence ATGCTCGATAATAAAGAGTACACACTGAACCAGTTAAACAAAGTCCTTTTTGCCCTCGATGCTTTTAAGAAAGGCGATATATCCGTTAGGCTCACCAAAGAGAATGATGACATTTTCGCTGAGATAGCTGAAGCATACAACTCGATGGTGGAGATGATCGGGGGTGTGGGTGGCGAAGTATCGCGTATATCTAAGGTAGCGGGTGTGGAAGGTAACCTCACGGCCCGCGCTTCAGTCGAAAATGCTTCCGGATTCTGGAAGGATATGATCAATAATATCAATGGTCTGGTAGATTCTATTGCGGTGCCGGTACTTGAAGTGGGAAAAGTACTTACCAATATCAGCAAAGGTAATCTTGATAAGAACTTTGAAATTCCGGTAACGGGCGATTTCAGGGTGATGGCGGAAACCATCAACCGCACCATAGATAACCTGAAGATATTTGCCGGTGAGGTTACCCGCGTAGCCCGCGAAGTAGGTACAGAAGGAAAACTGGGCGGCCAGGCGTCAGTACCTAATGTTGCCGGGATATGGAAGGAACTGACAGATAATGTGAATATAATGGCAAGCAACCTTACCAGCCAGGTACGGGATATTGCTAATGTTGCCACCTCCGTTGCGAAGGGTGATCTTACGCAGAAGGTAACGGTGGAGGTGCGGGGAGAAATATTACAGCTCAAGGAGAACATCAATCAGATGGTGGACTCGCTCAACATTTTTGCCGGTGAGGTTACCCGCGTGGCCCGTGAGGTAGGAACCGAAGGTAAACTTGGCAGCCAGGCTAATGTGCCGAATGTAGCGGGGGTTTGGAAAGAACTCACGGACAACGTAAATACGATGGGCAGCAACCTTACCAGCCAGGTGCGGGATATTGCCAACGTGGCAACAGCAGTGGCTAAAGGCGATCTTACTCAAAAGATCACTGTAAACGTAAAAGGAGAGATCCTGGAACTAAAGAATATCATCAACCAGATGGTGGACTCGCTGAACATTTTTGCAGATGAGGTAACCCGTGTAGCCCTGGAAGTAGGAACAGAGGGAAAACTCGGAGGGCAGGCAAACGTGCCCAAAGTGGAAGGAACCTGGAAAGAACTGACACATAATGTGAATACGATGGCCAGCAACCTCACGCTGCAGGTGCGGGATATTGCGAACGTAGCAACTGCAGTGGCCAAAGGAGACCTGACCCAAAAAATTACCGTAAACGTAAAAGGTGAAATATTAGAACTCAAAGACATCATCAACCAGATGGTGGACTCGCTGAACATTTTTGCCGGTGAGGTAACCCGTGTTGCACGCGAGGTTGGTACAGAAGGAAAGCTCGGAGGACAGGCCAAAGTGCCCAACGTAGCCGGGACCTGGAAAGAACTCACCGACAACGTAAACACCATGGCCAGCAATCTCACCAGCCAGGTGCGGGATATTGCAAATGTATCCACAGCGGTTGCAAAGGGGGACTTGACTCAAAAGATCAAAGTGGATGCGAAGGGCGAAATCCTGGAACTAAAGGAGAATATCAATGAAATGGTGGATTCACTCAACATCTTCGCGAATGAAGTAACACGGGTGGCCAGGGAGGTAGGAACGGAAGGTAATCTTGGAGGCCAGGCTAAAGTGCCCAACGTAGCCGGAACATGGAAAGAACTCACCGATAATGTAAATACAATGGCCAGTAACCTTACCGTACAGGTACGGGATATTGCAAACGTGGCAACAGCAGTGGCAAGAGGAGACCTCACCCAAAAGATCACGGTAGACGTGAAAGGGGAAATCGCAGATCTCAAAGACAACCTGAACCAAATGGTGAACTCGCTGAACATTTTTGCGAAGGAAGTAACCCGCGTAGCGCGCGAAGTAGGGACGGAAGGCAGGCTTGGGGGACAGGCAAATGTACCTGACGTTGCCGGAGTCTGGAAGGAACTTACTGACAATGTGAATACAATGGCTAGCAATCTAACTGTTCAGGTGCGGGATATTGCCGATGTTGCTACAGCAGTAGCACGCGGTGACCTGACGCAAAAGATAACGGTAGACGTAAAAGGGGAGTTGCTTGAATTGAAAAACATCCTGAACCAGATGGTAGACTCGCTGAACATTTTTGCCGGGGAAGTAACCCGTGTAGCCCGTGAGGTGGGTACCGAAGGAAAACTTGGTGGTCAGGCCAACGTACCTAAAGTAGAAGGAACATGGAAAGAGCTTACTGATAATGTAAATACAATGGCCAGCAACCTGACATTGCAGGTGCGGGACATTGCACATGTTGCCACGGCTGTTGCGCGGGGTGATCTCACTCAGAAGATCACCGTGGACGTAAAAGGAGAGATCCTCGAACTCAAGAACAGCATAAACCAGATGGTGAACTCGCTGAACATTTTTGCCGGGGAAGTAACCCGTGTGGCCCGCGAGGTAGGAACGGAAGGAAACCTTGGCGGACAGGCCAAAGTGCCAAACGTGGAAGGAACCTGGAAAGAACTCACGGACAACGTAAATACCATGGCCGCAAACCTCACCCTTCAGGTGCGTGAAATTGCGAATGTGGTAACAGCCGTAGCTAAAGGCGACCTGACACAGAAAATTACCGTAGATGTAAAAGGTGAGATCCTGGAATTGAAGGAGCATATTAACCAGATGGTTGACTCACTGAATATTTTCGCCAATGAGGTAACACGGGTTGCACGCGAAGTAGGTACGGAAGGTAAGCTTGGCGGCCAGGCAACAGTTCCTAATGTGGAAGGCGTCTGGAAACAGCTCACCTTCAACGTGAATATAATGGCCAATAACCTTACGATGCAGGTGCGGGGAATTATCAAGGTGGTAACAGCAGTATCCAAAGGGGATTTGACGCAAAGCCTGAAGTTGGAGGCCAAAGGCGAGGTAGCCGAACTGGCTGAAACTATCAACTCAATGGTGGTAGACCTTAACCGGCTTGCCAATGAAGTAAGCCGTGTGGCTAAAGTAGCCGGAGAAGAAGGAAAGCTTACCGAGCGCGCTACATTGCAGGGAGTGAGCGGTAGCTGGAAAGAAATTGTGGACACGCTGAATGACCTTCTCGAATCCATTGTAACTCCGGTGCTGGAAGTAAGCCGCGTGGTAAGGGCAATTTCAGAAGGAGACCTGACCCAAAAGGTGGAGGTGAAGACCGCAGGAGATATTCTGGTGATGGCCCAGGCACTGAATGTGGCCGTGAATAACCTCAACTCGCTGTTGGGTGAGATCAATGAAAGCTCCCTGATCGTAGGCGGATCATCTGAAGAAATGGCGCAGAAAGGAATTGAGATGAATACTGCCACCGTTAACGTGGCGCTTGCAATGCAACAAATGGCGGAAGGCGCCCAGAATCAGGCGCTTAAAACGGATCAGGCATTTAAGCTGATTGAAGAGATCATGCAGCTTACGGATGAAACGGCAGACAAAGCTGACATTGTGAACAAGGCTGCAACCCTCGGTGAAGAAACTTCTCAGCTCGGGCTTAAAACCGTTTCAGAGGTGGTAAAAAATATCGAGGAAATATCAAGCTCGGCAACACTCGCAGTGAAAACCATTGAGGTGTTGAGTTCCCGTTCGCAGCAAATTTCCAACTCCCTGGGTGTGATCACCGATATTGCTGCCCAAACCAACCTGCTGGCACTTAATGCGGCCATTGAAGCAGCACGTGCTGGCGAAGCAGGTAAAGGCTTCGCTGTAGTGGCAGAGGAGATCAGGAAACTGGCAGAGAGTTCCCGAAAATCGGCCAGTGAGATTGAAGCCCTTGTTGAGTATGTGAAAAAAGATACCACATCTGCATCCACAGCTATTTCCACGATGGTGGAGAGGGTGGACAAAGGAAAGAACGCCACTTTCCAGGCATCCGATGCATTTAAGAACATTGCTGATTCCAGTGAGGAAACCCTCAGAACTACGCAAGACATTCTTGGCGCCACAGAGGTTCAGAAGGCCAGTATCAGCGATGTAGTGAAATACGTGGAAGAGGTGGTGGCCATTGCCGAACAAACAGCATCCGGCACCAACGAGGTAGCAGGAACCGCTCAACAATTATCAGGTTCTATGGAGGAATTGACCATGAGCAGCCAAAACCTTAATGTGATTGCGGATGAATTGCAGATTTCAATTTCTGCCTTCAAACTGCAGAATGCCAATGAAGCAAGAAGAGCATCACTCCTCCGCCAGCGCAAAAGGGATATGAAAGCTAAACAGGAGCATGGTTCCGGGGGCAGGTTTTATCAATCCACCCTGAAACAATCGGAGAATATGCTGCTTAAAAACAAAATGCAACAGCAGGAATATGACAAAAAGCAATCGTCTCAAAAAACAAATAGTAAAAGTGGCAGCAGCATAAAATCATCTGCGAAAAGCAAAAACGGCAATCAATCCCGGAGCGGAAGAACAACGGGTTCTGAAAATTCGGCTAACCAATCTTCTAATTCTAATCATAAAAAGAAGGAATAA
- a CDS encoding chemotaxis protein CheW has translation MDLKEKEYLEIFMAESLEEFDLLSRHLVELEKKPANQKLLAEVFRLLHNLKANAKAMGFMELSTLAHKQESIFSAIRNKEIAFKGQVVDVLFQGLDALGKIIRQIDKPSGKLVHQDQLSHLSIQLDKILNKEELQHQKVEESYYVRSQNIALSELIHIPIKKLDNLMNLVGELMIDRERILQLAKELDDEPLKTVSAHLYRITNEIQQDVMEARLVNVGFLFNKFPRIVRDISGIEGKEVELDISGQDIKIDRNILQIMTDSLLHLVRNAIVHGVENKTERKKRKKPALAKIWLNAENVRDAVLIQVKDDGRGIDAGIVQSHALKKGFVTEQQLDEMNEAEVLQLILEPGFSLSKDLTEYSGRGVGLDVVKHAVDSMGGKMTISSQQGKGTVFNLYLPTSLAVKGALLFEVRKSYYALPLIHIDSVVMMRPDELHRMGSVLFADVKGESLPLINISDVFFKEGVQPQKSESVNKIFLDIIILNHNNRKFGIIVENFVKQLDIVVKPLTKPVEEVSLFNGVTLLGNGEVCLVIDVPTLLKDYILKK, from the coding sequence ATGGATCTTAAAGAGAAGGAATATCTTGAAATTTTCATGGCTGAATCCCTGGAAGAGTTTGATCTTCTCAGCAGGCATTTGGTTGAGCTTGAAAAAAAACCGGCAAATCAAAAGCTGTTGGCTGAAGTATTCCGCTTGTTACATAATCTAAAGGCAAATGCAAAAGCAATGGGTTTCATGGAGCTTTCTACGCTGGCCCACAAGCAGGAAAGTATTTTCAGTGCCATTAGAAATAAGGAGATAGCTTTTAAAGGACAAGTCGTGGATGTCCTGTTCCAGGGCCTGGATGCTCTGGGAAAGATCATCAGGCAGATTGACAAACCTTCAGGAAAATTAGTGCATCAGGATCAGCTATCTCATCTTAGCATCCAACTGGACAAGATCCTGAACAAGGAGGAGTTGCAACACCAGAAGGTGGAAGAAAGCTATTATGTGCGCTCCCAGAATATTGCACTTTCTGAACTTATCCATATTCCCATTAAAAAATTGGATAACCTGATGAATCTCGTGGGCGAGCTAATGATAGACCGGGAGAGAATACTGCAGCTTGCTAAGGAACTTGATGACGAACCGCTGAAAACCGTATCAGCCCATCTGTATCGAATTACCAATGAAATTCAGCAGGATGTAATGGAAGCCCGCCTGGTAAACGTGGGGTTTTTATTTAATAAATTTCCGCGCATTGTGCGGGATATTTCGGGGATCGAGGGCAAGGAAGTGGAATTGGACATCTCCGGCCAGGATATTAAAATAGACAGGAATATTTTGCAGATCATGACCGATTCTCTGCTGCACCTGGTGCGCAATGCTATTGTTCATGGCGTGGAGAATAAAACGGAGCGCAAGAAACGGAAGAAACCTGCGCTTGCTAAAATATGGCTGAATGCAGAGAATGTCAGGGATGCCGTTCTGATCCAGGTAAAGGATGACGGACGCGGAATTGATGCCGGTATCGTACAAAGCCACGCCCTAAAGAAGGGGTTTGTAACGGAACAGCAACTGGACGAGATGAATGAAGCCGAGGTTCTTCAACTCATTCTCGAACCCGGGTTCAGCCTCTCAAAGGATCTTACAGAATATTCTGGCCGGGGCGTAGGGCTGGATGTGGTAAAACATGCAGTGGATTCAATGGGCGGTAAAATGACCATTAGTTCACAACAGGGGAAAGGTACCGTATTCAACCTGTATCTCCCTACCTCGCTGGCCGTTAAGGGTGCTTTGCTTTTTGAAGTGCGGAAGAGCTATTATGCACTGCCTTTAATCCATATAGATTCCGTAGTGATGATGCGGCCTGATGAACTTCACAGGATGGGTTCGGTGCTGTTTGCCGATGTTAAAGGAGAATCATTGCCCCTCATCAATATCAGCGATGTCTTTTTCAAGGAAGGAGTTCAGCCTCAAAAAAGCGAATCGGTTAACAAGATATTTCTGGACATCATTATCCTGAATCACAACAATCGGAAATTCGGGATCATCGTGGAAAATTTTGTTAAGCAACTCGATATTGTGGTTAAACCGCTTACCAAGCCGGTTGAGGAGGTGAGTCTGTTCAATGGCGTTACTTTGTTGGGAAATGGTGAAGTGTGCCTTGTCATTGATGTTCCGACATTGCTCAAAGATTATATTTTAAAAAAGTAG
- a CDS encoding M1 family metallopeptidase, whose amino-acid sequence MHLHPIWLRILLFVPIISATSHQLQAQETPLPATEFTRHDTLRGKLTAFRSCYDVRFYDLSLRIDPERQYISGSNTIHFEVEEDFTTLQVDLFSNLSIDSILFRGEQLRYVRDSNATFVTFPKRQIAGTRDQFTVYYQGAPVVANNPPWDGGFVWSRDSAGNPWVGVACEGMGASAWWPNKDHLSEEPDSMRMHFEVPEALMCVSNGTLRKAENLNDGYIRFTWFVHYPINNYNVSVNIAMYDHFSDSMISGDESLQLDYYVLPDNLEKAKQHFQQVKPMMDCFEKWFGPYPFPKDGYALVETPYWGMEHQGAIAYGNNYVNNRFGFDFIIIHESGHEWFGNSLTVADHAEMWLHEGFTTYTEAIYLECTQGMQRAEDYLMMQRGYIASQEPLIGPLDVNFHRWQKGTDIYYKGTWILHTLRNVLDDDSLWHRLLYEWATRLRHQTVTTRIWVDFVNEKTGKDFSAFFDQYLRQDHLPVLVYKLQRRWGKLRIRYRWEAGAEDFAMPVNAIAGNEAFLLQPVTTGWTRQKLGKAKRQEFSVPEEKYLIRLLEE is encoded by the coding sequence TTGCATTTACACCCTATATGGTTGCGCATCTTGCTTTTCGTTCCTATAATATCTGCAACTTCACACCAATTGCAGGCACAGGAAACACCATTGCCTGCAACAGAATTTACCCGGCATGATACGTTGCGGGGTAAGCTAACTGCTTTTCGATCATGCTATGATGTCCGGTTCTATGACCTCTCCCTCCGGATTGATCCCGAACGCCAATATATCTCAGGAAGCAACACCATTCATTTTGAGGTAGAAGAAGATTTCACTACGCTCCAGGTAGATCTGTTTTCAAATCTTAGTATTGACAGCATCCTGTTCCGGGGAGAGCAACTACGATACGTGCGGGACAGCAATGCAACTTTTGTCACTTTTCCGAAAAGGCAAATTGCCGGAACCCGCGATCAATTCACAGTATATTATCAGGGGGCGCCAGTTGTAGCTAACAATCCTCCCTGGGACGGTGGGTTCGTATGGAGCAGAGATTCAGCCGGTAATCCGTGGGTGGGCGTGGCCTGCGAGGGAATGGGTGCCAGCGCCTGGTGGCCCAATAAGGATCATCTTTCTGAAGAGCCTGACAGCATGAGGATGCACTTCGAGGTGCCTGAAGCCTTGATGTGCGTGAGTAACGGAACCCTCCGCAAAGCGGAAAACCTGAACGATGGATATATACGATTTACCTGGTTCGTTCATTATCCTATTAATAATTATAATGTTTCGGTAAATATCGCGATGTACGACCATTTTTCCGATTCGATGATCTCCGGGGATGAATCCCTTCAACTGGATTATTACGTGCTGCCCGACAATCTTGAAAAGGCCAAACAACATTTTCAACAGGTGAAACCGATGATGGACTGTTTTGAAAAATGGTTTGGGCCTTATCCTTTTCCAAAAGATGGCTATGCGCTGGTAGAAACACCTTATTGGGGTATGGAACATCAGGGAGCGATAGCATACGGAAATAATTATGTGAATAACCGCTTCGGATTTGACTTTATAATAATCCATGAAAGCGGGCACGAATGGTTTGGCAACAGCCTTACTGTAGCAGACCATGCGGAAATGTGGCTTCACGAAGGCTTTACCACTTATACGGAGGCCATTTACCTGGAATGCACCCAGGGAATGCAGCGCGCAGAAGATTATCTGATGATGCAACGTGGCTACATTGCCAGCCAGGAACCCCTCATAGGGCCGTTGGATGTGAACTTCCACCGTTGGCAAAAAGGTACTGACATATACTATAAAGGCACCTGGATATTGCATACGCTTCGCAATGTGCTGGACGATGACTCGCTATGGCACCGGCTGTTATATGAGTGGGCTACCCGGCTCCGGCACCAAACGGTGACTACTCGTATATGGGTGGATTTTGTTAATGAAAAAACGGGAAAGGATTTTTCTGCTTTCTTTGATCAGTATCTGCGACAGGATCATCTGCCGGTGTTGGTTTATAAACTTCAGCGCAGATGGGGGAAACTTCGGATCCGCTACCGCTGGGAAGCCGGTGCAGAAGATTTTGCCATGCCCGTAAACGCTATAGCTGGAAATGAAGCGTTTCTGCTGCAGCCGGTAACCACAGGCTGGACCCGCCAAAAGCTTGGCAAAGCAAAGCGGCAGGAATTCAGCGTGCCGGAGGAAAAATACCTAATAAGGCTGCTGGAGGAATAA
- a CDS encoding DUF2089 family protein has product MAESEKRFPHRCPSCSHQLSVKRLICTECGTEVEGLFSLPPMANLSQEEQEFILRFVKASGSLKEMAKIMKRSYPLVRNYLDGIIIRLNEMDQIKKDPKP; this is encoded by the coding sequence ATGGCCGAAAGCGAAAAAAGATTTCCTCACCGCTGCCCGAGCTGCAGCCATCAGTTAAGTGTAAAGCGTCTGATATGCACGGAATGCGGAACGGAGGTGGAGGGCCTTTTTTCGTTACCTCCGATGGCCAATTTGTCGCAGGAGGAGCAGGAGTTTATCCTCCGGTTTGTAAAGGCAAGCGGCAGCCTGAAAGAAATGGCGAAAATCATGAAGCGAAGCTATCCCCTTGTACGAAACTACCTGGATGGGATCATCATCCGGCTGAACGAAATGGACCAAATCAAAAAGGACCCAAAACCATGA
- a CDS encoding chemotaxis protein CheC, with amino-acid sequence MAIEINDAEKDILREILNIGVARAADSFATIVHERVLLTVPHIKILQLFQVQHIKQGFKDNDTLIQSKISGDLTGKTFLLLRQEQVEQIAERCLKDHNTASGANNGLQDSLLMEISNILTGAVLTQIADIMGFEIMGSPPEAPTKNVMEGIKTIVLDFPVNQPLVLTVNTSFLSERSVLEFPLILVFNTESFEKMVRKVRTGKDHILIRKNKLI; translated from the coding sequence ATGGCTATTGAAATAAATGATGCAGAAAAGGACATCCTGAGAGAAATCCTGAATATTGGGGTGGCAAGGGCTGCAGATTCGTTTGCAACCATTGTGCATGAGCGGGTCCTCCTGACCGTTCCTCATATAAAAATTCTTCAGCTTTTCCAGGTGCAACATATAAAGCAAGGATTTAAGGATAATGACACTTTGATCCAGTCTAAAATTTCGGGAGACCTGACGGGCAAGACGTTCCTGCTTTTACGCCAGGAGCAGGTGGAGCAAATAGCTGAAAGATGCCTGAAAGACCATAATACCGCATCAGGAGCGAACAACGGATTGCAGGATTCACTGCTCATGGAAATCAGTAATATTCTTACAGGAGCTGTACTGACTCAGATAGCTGACATTATGGGTTTTGAGATAATGGGATCACCGCCTGAAGCGCCCACCAAAAATGTGATGGAAGGCATAAAAACCATTGTGCTTGATTTTCCGGTTAACCAACCTTTGGTACTAACTGTTAATACCAGTTTCCTTAGCGAGCGCTCTGTATTGGAGTTTCCGCTTATTTTGGTATTTAATACCGAATCATTTGAAAAAATGGTAAGGAAAGTCAGGACTGGAAAGGATCATATTTTGATCAGAAAAAATAAATTAATTTAA
- a CDS encoding response regulator: MAHRILVVDDSFYMRTILKNILLDAGYDVIGEAANAESALEYIREYSPDVVTLDVILPDNTGLEVLREIRKSNTSLKVVMVSAVGQESVVDEALALGALAYIIKPFSEEKVQSIMKNVLDQND, from the coding sequence ATGGCACATAGGATTTTGGTGGTGGATGACTCATTTTATATGAGAACAATATTGAAGAATATCCTTTTAGATGCCGGCTATGATGTGATCGGAGAGGCGGCAAACGCTGAATCGGCTTTGGAATATATAAGAGAATACTCACCTGATGTCGTTACGCTGGATGTAATATTACCTGACAATACAGGGCTGGAAGTGCTGAGAGAAATCAGAAAATCCAATACCAGTTTAAAAGTAGTGATGGTAAGTGCAGTAGGGCAGGAATCAGTGGTGGATGAGGCCCTGGCACTTGGCGCGCTTGCCTACATTATCAAACCTTTTTCAGAAGAGAAGGTGCAAAGCATTATGAAAAACGTACTCGACCAGAATGATTAA
- a CDS encoding chemotaxis protein CheW translates to MAERVVSERAPAKGKKIQDEEIFLIVFILGDEEYGIKIQRVKEVTVTPPISKMPRSPEYIRGVANIRGDIVAIMDIEKRFGLQSSLDEEQILKSFTLVIDFDEYPLGIIVPKMPQSLAIPLSKIDRTPGFFRDFNIDQNFIEGIGKVNEQLIIILDINKVVGAKMVKEMF, encoded by the coding sequence ATGGCAGAACGTGTTGTCAGTGAACGGGCACCGGCTAAAGGGAAAAAAATTCAGGATGAAGAAATTTTCCTGATCGTTTTTATCCTTGGAGACGAAGAATATGGCATCAAAATTCAGCGGGTAAAGGAAGTAACCGTAACTCCTCCCATATCCAAAATGCCACGGAGCCCGGAATATATCAGGGGCGTGGCAAATATCCGGGGAGACATTGTGGCCATCATGGATATTGAAAAACGGTTTGGGCTTCAATCCTCGCTTGACGAAGAGCAAATTCTCAAATCCTTTACGCTGGTCATTGATTTTGACGAATATCCGCTAGGGATCATTGTTCCTAAAATGCCCCAGTCGCTTGCTATTCCGCTAAGCAAGATTGACCGTACGCCAGGCTTTTTCAGGGATTTTAATATTGACCAGAATTTTATTGAAGGAATTGGAAAAGTAAATGAACAGTTAATAATTATTTTAGATATTAATAAAGTGGTAGGGGCTAAAATGGTTAAGGAAATGTTTTAA